The genomic window GGGCGTCGGCGGCGCGGAGGTGAGGAATACCCCAGGCGTCGCGATATGTCCCGCATGCCTCGTGGCTCAAACCGCTCGCTTGGGCGTGCCCCTGTGTACCGCCGATTTTCCGCATCCCTGTATCCCACCTGTGTATTAGGTTAGCCTCACCTAAGCAGTCTGTGATCAAAGCGTACGTGAAGGGTGCAGAAGCCATGGGGCAGGGGCACGGCTGGGAGGGAGCGGTCCTCAAACTGCTCCGCGCGAAGGACTTCGTCTTCACGGTGACGGGTGCTGAACAAGTCACCGAGCACTACCGCCGGCTCCACCTCACCGACGGCGGCATGCTCGCGGTGACAGGGTTCCACCCGACGATGTGGGTACGCCTCTGGTTCGAGGCGGCAGGCAAGCCGCACCAGCGCGCATACACCCTGGTCGACCCCGACCCGACCGCCGGCACCTTCAGCCTGGAGTTCGCCCTCCACGACGGCCACGCCAGCGACTGGGCCCGCGCCGCGAAGCCCGGCGACACGATCGAGGCCACGGTCCACGGCACCGCCTTCACCGCCCCCGACCCGACCCCGACCCACATCCTCGCCATCGGCGACCCGGCCTCCCTCCCCGCCATCAACTCCCTCCTGAACGCGCACCCATCGGCTCCGGCGACGATCTGGTTCGAGACGCCGGAGGAGAGGGGAACGGCGGGAACGGAAACGGAAACGGAAACGGGCGCAGGGACAGAGGCAGAGGTAAAGGCAAAGACAGAGGGGGAAGCGGAGGCCGAGGCGGCCGTGGAGCCGTCGGCGGAAGCCGAGCCCAAGGCCCAGGCTCCCTCCCAAGCCCAGCCCCATACGCTGGACCAGGCGCTGGACCAGGCCGCCGGGACGGACGGTCTCCCCCTCCACCTCGACCCCACCCGCCACGACTTCCGGCCGGTCCCCCGCCAGGACGCCGGCGCCCGCCTCCTCACCCAGGTGAAGACCGACGCCCCCGCCCTCCTGAAAGACACCCCCAACCCCTACGTCTGGATCGCCTGCGACACCGCGACGACACGATCCCTGTCGGCGTACTTCCGCAAGGACCTCGCCCTGCCGAAGCAGCGAATGCACGCGCTGGGCTATTGGCGGCCGTAGGACGAAGGAGGGGAGCCGAGGGACCACTGGGCCCCGACGGGCCGAGGGCGGAACCGGAGCCGGGCTACGACGCACCGCCGTGCGCCGAAGTCGGACCAGACCAGACCAGACCAGACCAACCGAGCGCCACCCTGACCGGGACCATGACCGGAGCCAGAAGGCGGCGCACGCCCCGGCATCCGGCATCCGGCATCCGGCCCCCAGCCCCCAGCCCCCAGCCCCCAGCCCCCAGCCCCCAGCCCCCAGCC from Streptomyces sp. DSM 40750 includes these protein-coding regions:
- a CDS encoding siderophore-interacting protein: MGQGHGWEGAVLKLLRAKDFVFTVTGAEQVTEHYRRLHLTDGGMLAVTGFHPTMWVRLWFEAAGKPHQRAYTLVDPDPTAGTFSLEFALHDGHASDWARAAKPGDTIEATVHGTAFTAPDPTPTHILAIGDPASLPAINSLLNAHPSAPATIWFETPEERGTAGTETETETGAGTEAEVKAKTEGEAEAEAAVEPSAEAEPKAQAPSQAQPHTLDQALDQAAGTDGLPLHLDPTRHDFRPVPRQDAGARLLTQVKTDAPALLKDTPNPYVWIACDTATTRSLSAYFRKDLALPKQRMHALGYWRP